The following DNA comes from Arthrobacter sp. SLBN-83.
AGGGACTGAGGTCTGTGCTGTTGTGCATTCCCCGGGCCGCCATAAGTTCTGCAAGCCGCCAGCGGTAGTCGATCTCTCGTTTCATGCGTTCAGTCTTCCATTCCGGCCAGCGCGTCCCGGATCGTGGAGTCCAGGGCACGGCGCAGTGTTTTGACCCTGTAGTCGCTGGAGACTGAGGTGTAGAGGGCCGTTGTTGAGGCGTGCTCGTGCCCGGCCTGGTGCTGGACGAACAAAGCGTCCATGCCTGATTCGATCAGGTGGGTGACATAAGAGCGGCGGAGTGAGTGGATGTCCAGGCCGGGGGAGAGGCCCAAGTCCTCGCAGTACCGGTTGAACCTTCGGTTCAGCGCCGTCTCCGAGACAAGGGTGCCGCGCTCGGAAGGGAACAGGTCCAGGCCGTCGGTCATATGCGGGTGGCCGCGTTCCAGCCAGTCGGCAACGATTTCCGTGGACCAGTCGAACACGGTCAGGACGCTGCGCCGTTTGGGTGGTGAACCCTTCATGGCTTTGCCGTAGCGGACCTGCAGGACCCCGTACTTGCCGAATTCCCGGGCGTGCGGGTTGCGGGCAAAATCGACTGTCTGCAGGTGCCTGACCTCGTTGCGCCGGAGACCCCAGCAGTAGGCCACCTTGAACAGGACAGCGTCGCGGTAGGCTGGCAGCCAGCCCTTGCGGCCCAGCGTCGCAATTCTGTCCACCTCGTCATCGGCCCGGTCAAAGAATGCCTGCAGCTCCTGCCGGGTGAACGGCCGCCGCTTGGGATGCGATTCGTTGCTCTGGGCGTGGACCGCGGTGTTCCAGTCGAAACATACCTGCGAAGGATGCGTTCCGAAATACTGCTCGCAGACCCGGTCCCAGCCATAATCCGGCGAGGCTACGTACGAGCAGAACGCCCGAAGCGCCGCCTGATAACTCCGGATCGTGGACTGGGCCGCGTGCTTCACACCGCGCAGATCCCCGAAGAACTCATCCACATGAGCCGGCGTCCACTGCCACGGATACTCATTCGTCGACTCCTGGAACCGCGTCACCAGCCGCTCCCGGCCGTCGATAGTGCCAAACGAAAGATTCCTGCTCAGCTGCTGATTCCGCCAACCGGTGAGCATCTGGGCGAACACGACGTCCTCCGGATGAAGGAAATGCACCGCGCCGAGACCCAGCACCCGTCCCGCTGAATCGACCGCCATGAACCCTCCTGAAGCATTGCATTGGATGCATGAATCATGCAATTAATGCAGAATCCCTGCAAATCCGCCGCTCAGTGGGGCATCCAGCATGAATGCCTGGTGGCATTGTGCGCCCCGTCGATGCTTTTCGAAGTGTCCTGCATCGACGCCGTGTGAAGTGTTTACGCAGGTCAAGGGCGCTTTTTAATGGTGGACGACTACCTGGCGGCCCTTGATGGGCAGAGGAGGGATGATCATGCATCGGATGCAATAATCACTGTTCTACTTGACATAATGTAGATTATCGGCGTTTTAGGAAGGGCTCCGGACGGGGTCCCGGGGCAAGCAGCCCTGGCCGCAGTATCAGCCATGAATGCGCTGGTCAGGACGCTGAGCCATTGTCTTTATCCGGGCACCCGTCAAGAATGAATCAATGACGGTCTACGTGCGTTCACTTGAAACTGCAGTTCCGACGACAAAGCTGATCCAGTCCGAAGCCCGCGACGTGTTCGCGGCGCAGCCGGGCTTGTCCCGTTTGGGTTCGCGGCTGGTCAACACCTGCTTTGATGGCGCAGCCATTGAGACGAGGTTCACCGCCGTCGAGGAACTGACCACCACGGGCCGCTCCGAAAACCCCCAGTTCTACGACCAGGAAACTGGCCTGCTGCTGAACCCCAGCACCAAGGTCCGCAATGACATCTTCGCCCGCGAGGCAACCAAACTGTTCGTGCAGGCTTCCCGCGCTGCCCTGGAGGCAGCCCCCGAACTCGATTTACTTGACATAACTCATCTGGTGACCGTTTCCTGCACCGGCTTCTTCAATCCGGGCCCTGACTATAAGGTTGTCCGCGAACTCGGCCTCAGTCCTGCTGTTCAGCGCTACCACCTGGGTTTTATGGGCTGTTACGCGGCTTTCCCCGCACTCCGCGCCGCGAAGCTGTTCTGTGAGGCGGATCCCAACGCCGTCGTCCTGGTGGTCTGCGCTGAACTGTGCTCCCTGCACGTGCGCACCTCCAACAACCCGGACACCATCATGGGCTCGGCCCTGTTCGCCGATGGTGCGGCAGCCGCCGTCGTGACGGCCCGGCCAGGCGCTGAGAAAACCGCACTGCTGAAGCTGGACCACTTCGAAACTGTCCTGACGCCGGTCGGCGAGGACTCCATGGCCTGGAACATCGGCGACAACGGCTTCGAGATGGTGCTTGGAAACTACGTGCCGCACATCATTGATGACCACATCGTGGACGCGCTGGAACCGCTCCTGGCCAGGGAACCGGAGCTGGCGGCACTCCCCTACACCGCCATCCCCCACTGGGCGATCCACCCCGGCGGCCGCAGCATCCTGGATAAGGTGCAGTCCCGGCTCGGCCTGAGTGACCCGCAACTGGTTCCCGCCCGGGAGACCCTGCGCAATTTCGGCAACATGAGCAGCGCCACCGTGCTGTTCGTCCTCAAACACATCCTTGAACAGCCCCTCCAGGAAGGGGATGAACGGATCTGTTCCATGGCCTTTGGGCCGGGCCTGACCGTTGAAACGGGCCTGTTTACGAAGCTCCGGCAGCTAACCGGCGGGCCGGCAAACACTGCCCGGCTGGATAATGCCGGGGAGGACGCCCTGCTCCAGGACAGCCGGGCAACGGAGGCCACGCTTGCCTGACCGGGCTTCCACAACAATGGACATCCTGCTTAGCCGGCGCGCCACCGGAGACATCGAGCAGATGGACTACCCCGACTGTGACCCCCGGCTCCTGGACAACACCTACCGGCAGTTCGGCATCATCAACCGGGCCCTGTCGGGGTGGCGCCGGCTGTACAACAGGGAGTTGCGCAACCTGAAGCGGCAGGGCCAGGCGCCGCTGACCGTCCTGGATATCGGCTGCGGCGGCGGCGACCTGGCGGTCATGCTGGCCGGATGGGCCGCCAGGGACGGCATGCCAATGCAGATCACCGGCATCGATCCCGATCCCCGCGCGGCCAGCTTTGCCAGGCGCCGACGATCCGTACCGGGCGTTGCGTTCCGCCAGGCCCACAGCGGTGAGCTGGTCCGGGAAGGCGCGGCATTCGACGTCGTGATTTCCAACCATATGCTGCACCACCTGGCACCCGAAGAACTCCGCCAACTCTTGGCGGACTCGGAAATCCTGGCATCAAGGAAGGCGCTGCACAACGACCTTGTGCGAAGCCCCACCGCTTTTGCCCTCTTCAGCGTTGCCGCACTCCCCTTCCGCCGCTCCTTCATCCGCCAGGACGGCCTCACCTCCATCCGCCGGAGCTACCGGCCTGCCGAGTTGGCTGCCGCCGCTCCCCCGGGCTGGTCAGTGGAGCGCGCATGGGCCTTTCACCAGGTCCTGACCTACCGTAAGGGCTGACCGTGGACGCTGAGGTTGTGATCGCCGGCGCAGGTCCCGTGGGCCTGTACCTGGCTGCGGCGCTGCTGCAGGAAGGGGTCTCTGTCAAGGTTTTTGAGCAGCGCCAAACGCGGAACCGGCATACCCGCGCCATCGGCATCCACCCTCCGGCCCTGCAGGCGCTTGCCGGGGTTGGGGTGGCTGACTCCATGGTGCAGGAGGGCATCCGCATCAGCACCGGCGTTGCGGTCAGCGGCGGTAGGACCGTGGGGACCATGGAGTTCGGCGCCGTATCAAGGGACTTTCCCTTTGTGCTGGCGCTGCCGCAGTTCCGCACGGAGCAGCTTCTCGAAGAGCGCGTGACTGCGCTGGATCCCGGAGCGGTCATCAGGGGTGCTAACGTCACCACGGTGAGGGACGACGGCGGCACAGTCTCCGTGGAGGTCGAGTCCGGCTCCGGTGCCACACACCGCAGCGCCACAGCAGCTTTGCTCGTGGTGGCTGACGGTGCCAGGTCCCGGCTCCGTGGCGCCTTGCAGGTGCCGGTGGCCAGCACAACCTATCCTGACCATTACCTCATGGGGGATTTCGACGACGGCACGCACTACGGGCACAAAGCCGTCCTGTTCCTGGAACCGGAGGGAATCGTGGAATCCTTCCCGTTGCCCGGCGGCGTGCGCCGCTGGGTGGTCCGGCTGGGACAACCCGCCGGACCGGCGGCAGGCCCACAGGAGCTGGTGGAACTGGTGCGCCGCCGGACCGGGTTCCTTCCTGATGCGGCCTCGAATTCCATGCTGAGCGCCTTCAGCGTGCGGTCCACCATTGCCCGCCGCACCGTTGCGGGACGGTCCGTGCTGGTGGGAGATGCAGCGCACGAGATCAGCCCAATTGGAGGCCAGGGCATGAACCTGGGCTGGCTGGACGCCAGGGAGTTGCTGCCGGTGGTTTGCGCGGCCCTGGCAGGCGAGCCAACCGGCAGGCAGCTCAGGGACTTCGAGAAGCGCCGCCGGAAGGCAGCAGTCCTCGCCCGCCGGCAGGCGGAAGTAAACATGATGCTGGGCAGGCCGCTGCCGTCACAACTCCTGGGAATTCGCACCGCCGCCATAGGCGCGGCAGCTGGAATACCGGCAGTGAACCGGTGGGTCGCCAGGCGCTTCACCATGCACTAGGCTCCCGGTGGAATAAGGCAGGCAGGGGTTAGCGGAAATAGCAGTCGTAGCTGTCCTGGCTCACGATCACGCCGCGGCTCACTTCAAAGACCGAGGCCGTCCTGGCGCGGATGGTCTCGCCGAGGTCCCAGTACCGCAGGTCCATGAGCACCGTGGCGGACCAGTCGGCCTCCACCACCACCCGCCCGCCTTCGCAGGTGGTGCGCCGCACAATGA
Coding sequences within:
- a CDS encoding tyrosine-type recombinase/integrase — protein: MAVDSAGRVLGLGAVHFLHPEDVVFAQMLTGWRNQQLSRNLSFGTIDGRERLVTRFQESTNEYPWQWTPAHVDEFFGDLRGVKHAAQSTIRSYQAALRAFCSYVASPDYGWDRVCEQYFGTHPSQVCFDWNTAVHAQSNESHPKRRPFTRQELQAFFDRADDEVDRIATLGRKGWLPAYRDAVLFKVAYCWGLRRNEVRHLQTVDFARNPHAREFGKYGVLQVRYGKAMKGSPPKRRSVLTVFDWSTEIVADWLERGHPHMTDGLDLFPSERGTLVSETALNRRFNRYCEDLGLSPGLDIHSLRRSYVTHLIESGMDALFVQHQAGHEHASTTALYTSVSSDYRVKTLRRALDSTIRDALAGMED
- a CDS encoding type III polyketide synthase, which codes for MTVYVRSLETAVPTTKLIQSEARDVFAAQPGLSRLGSRLVNTCFDGAAIETRFTAVEELTTTGRSENPQFYDQETGLLLNPSTKVRNDIFAREATKLFVQASRAALEAAPELDLLDITHLVTVSCTGFFNPGPDYKVVRELGLSPAVQRYHLGFMGCYAAFPALRAAKLFCEADPNAVVLVVCAELCSLHVRTSNNPDTIMGSALFADGAAAAVVTARPGAEKTALLKLDHFETVLTPVGEDSMAWNIGDNGFEMVLGNYVPHIIDDHIVDALEPLLAREPELAALPYTAIPHWAIHPGGRSILDKVQSRLGLSDPQLVPARETLRNFGNMSSATVLFVLKHILEQPLQEGDERICSMAFGPGLTVETGLFTKLRQLTGGPANTARLDNAGEDALLQDSRATEATLA
- a CDS encoding class I SAM-dependent methyltransferase, with protein sequence MDILLSRRATGDIEQMDYPDCDPRLLDNTYRQFGIINRALSGWRRLYNRELRNLKRQGQAPLTVLDIGCGGGDLAVMLAGWAARDGMPMQITGIDPDPRAASFARRRRSVPGVAFRQAHSGELVREGAAFDVVISNHMLHHLAPEELRQLLADSEILASRKALHNDLVRSPTAFALFSVAALPFRRSFIRQDGLTSIRRSYRPAELAAAAPPGWSVERAWAFHQVLTYRKG
- a CDS encoding FAD-dependent oxidoreductase, whose product is MDAEVVIAGAGPVGLYLAAALLQEGVSVKVFEQRQTRNRHTRAIGIHPPALQALAGVGVADSMVQEGIRISTGVAVSGGRTVGTMEFGAVSRDFPFVLALPQFRTEQLLEERVTALDPGAVIRGANVTTVRDDGGTVSVEVESGSGATHRSATAALLVVADGARSRLRGALQVPVASTTYPDHYLMGDFDDGTHYGHKAVLFLEPEGIVESFPLPGGVRRWVVRLGQPAGPAAGPQELVELVRRRTGFLPDAASNSMLSAFSVRSTIARRTVAGRSVLVGDAAHEISPIGGQGMNLGWLDARELLPVVCAALAGEPTGRQLRDFEKRRRKAAVLARRQAEVNMMLGRPLPSQLLGIRTAAIGAAAGIPAVNRWVARRFTMH